A part of Streptomyces sp. NBC_01451 genomic DNA contains:
- a CDS encoding ABC transporter permease, producing MTTTGGGTGTYTPQPGAAPLPRMIGAQAALETRMLLRNGEQLLLTVVIPTLLLLLFGSVDIVDTGAGKAVDFLAPGILALAVMSTAFTGQAIATGFERRYGVLKRLASSPLPRWALMTAKTASVLVTEILQVALLTVIAFALGWSPHGNPFAVLLLLLLGTAAFSGLGLLMAGTLKAEATLAAANLVFLLLLVGGGVIVPLDKFPSGAQDVLALLPISALSDGLRDVLRDGSGMPWGDLGILAVWAVVGLAAAGRFFRWE from the coding sequence ATGACCACCACCGGCGGCGGTACAGGTACGTACACCCCGCAGCCCGGCGCCGCCCCGCTCCCCCGCATGATCGGGGCGCAGGCCGCCCTGGAGACGAGGATGCTGCTGCGCAACGGCGAACAGCTGCTGCTGACGGTGGTCATCCCGACTCTCCTCCTGCTGCTGTTCGGCTCGGTGGACATCGTCGACACGGGCGCCGGCAAGGCGGTCGACTTCCTCGCCCCGGGCATCCTCGCGCTCGCGGTCATGTCCACGGCCTTCACCGGCCAGGCCATCGCGACGGGCTTCGAACGCCGCTACGGCGTCCTGAAGCGGCTCGCCTCCTCCCCCCTCCCCCGCTGGGCCCTGATGACGGCGAAAACAGCGTCGGTACTGGTCACGGAGATCCTCCAGGTCGCCCTGCTGACGGTGATCGCCTTCGCGCTCGGCTGGTCCCCGCACGGCAACCCCTTCGCCGTACTCCTCCTGCTCCTCCTCGGCACCGCCGCCTTCTCGGGCCTGGGCCTGCTGATGGCGGGCACCCTGAAGGCGGAGGCCACCCTGGCCGCCGCGAACCTCGTCTTCCTGCTGCTCCTGGTGGGCGGCGGGGTGATCGTCCCCCTGGACAAGTTCCCGTCCGGCGCCCAGGACGTGCTGGCCCTGCTCCCGATCTCGGCCCTGTCGGACGGCCTGCGGGACGTACTGCGGGACGGCTCCGGGATGCCGTGGGGCGACCTGGGGATCCTCGCGGTGTGGGCGGTCGTGGGGCTGGCGGCGGCGGGGCGGTTCTTCCGCTGGGAGTGA
- a CDS encoding amidohydrolase family protein, with amino-acid sequence MIETPSLVDQYCHGVLRTELGLGTFEAQLARTEGPPAAGTTLFDTQTGFAVRRWCPPLLGLEPHASPARYLARRRELGVLESGRRLLRGSGITTYLVDAGLPGDLTGPAEMASAGAADAHEIVRLELLAEQVADTSGTVESFLANLAESVHGAATSAVAFTSVAGVRHGLALAPDPPGPGEVRGAAGRWLAGRRVGGALSDPVLLRHLLWIAVASGLPLQLHAGLGEPGLRIDRTDPVLLTDFVRATAGLGTDLVLLHGYPYHRHAAHLAGVFPHVYADLGAALVRTGARAAAVLAEILELAPFGKIIFSSGAHGLPELHVVGARLFREALGQVLGGWVAEGAWSLGDAQRVAGLIAAGNARRVYGLG; translated from the coding sequence ATGATCGAAACGCCTTCCCTCGTGGACCAGTACTGCCACGGCGTACTGAGGACGGAGCTGGGTCTCGGTACCTTCGAGGCCCAGCTCGCGCGTACCGAGGGGCCGCCCGCCGCCGGTACCACCCTCTTCGACACCCAGACCGGGTTCGCCGTACGCCGCTGGTGCCCCCCGCTGCTCGGCCTGGAACCGCATGCCTCCCCCGCCCGCTATCTCGCCCGGCGCCGTGAACTCGGCGTACTGGAATCGGGTCGGCGGTTGCTGCGGGGGAGCGGAATCACGACATATCTGGTCGATGCCGGGCTGCCCGGCGACCTCACCGGGCCCGCTGAGATGGCCTCCGCCGGGGCCGCCGACGCCCACGAGATCGTCCGGCTCGAACTCCTCGCCGAACAGGTGGCCGACACCTCCGGCACCGTCGAGTCCTTCCTCGCCAACCTCGCCGAGTCGGTGCACGGCGCGGCGACGAGCGCCGTGGCCTTCACCTCCGTGGCGGGCGTACGGCACGGACTGGCGCTGGCGCCCGATCCGCCCGGGCCGGGGGAGGTCCGGGGCGCGGCGGGCCGCTGGCTGGCCGGGCGCCGGGTCGGCGGGGCGCTCAGCGACCCGGTGCTGCTGCGCCACCTGCTGTGGATCGCGGTCGCCTCGGGCCTGCCGCTCCAGCTGCACGCCGGACTGGGCGAACCGGGCTTACGCATCGACCGCACCGACCCGGTCCTGCTCACGGACTTCGTCCGCGCCACGGCCGGGCTCGGCACCGACCTGGTGCTGCTGCACGGGTACCCGTACCACCGCCACGCGGCCCATCTCGCCGGTGTCTTCCCGCATGTGTACGCCGACCTGGGCGCCGCCCTGGTCCGTACGGGCGCCCGGGCCGCCGCCGTCCTCGCCGAGATCCTCGAACTCGCCCCCTTCGGCAAGATCATCTTCTCCAGTGGCGCCCACGGCCTGCCCGAACTCCATGTGGTGGGCGCCCGACTCTTCCGCGAGGCGCTCGGCCAGGTGCTCGGCGGCTGGGTCGCCGAGGGGGCGTGGTCGCTGGGGGACGCGCAGCGGGTGGCGGGACTGATCGCGGCGGGCAACGCGCGGCGCGTGTACGGACTGGGGTGA
- a CDS encoding helix-turn-helix transcriptional regulator, whose translation MKYVGEDREAPTGAPQEELATGERSTRNRVARSILDHGPSTVAELAGRLGLTHAAVRRHLDALVADDVVQPREQRVYGARTRGRPAKAFALTDCGRDAFDQSYDKLAMDALSWIAAREGGDDAVLAFARDRFAEQAAGYRGAVEAVGPEKRAEALAKALSADGYAATARSAPVGEQLCQHHCPVVHVAEKFPQLCEAETEIFSQLLGTHVQRLATIAHGDGVCTTFIPKASQASAPPVPPAPQLSTTTHKASARTAGRNPA comes from the coding sequence GTGAAATACGTCGGCGAGGATCGGGAGGCCCCCACGGGCGCCCCCCAGGAGGAACTCGCGACCGGTGAGCGCTCGACGCGCAACCGGGTCGCGCGGTCCATCCTGGACCACGGTCCGTCGACCGTCGCCGAGCTCGCCGGGCGCCTGGGCCTGACCCATGCGGCCGTACGGCGTCACCTGGACGCGCTGGTCGCCGACGATGTCGTGCAACCGCGCGAGCAGCGGGTCTACGGGGCGCGTACCCGTGGCCGGCCCGCCAAGGCGTTCGCGCTCACCGACTGCGGACGTGACGCCTTCGACCAGTCGTACGACAAGCTCGCCATGGACGCGCTGAGCTGGATCGCCGCCCGTGAGGGCGGCGACGACGCGGTGCTCGCCTTCGCGCGTGACCGGTTCGCCGAGCAGGCCGCGGGCTACCGCGGGGCCGTCGAGGCCGTCGGCCCCGAAAAGCGCGCCGAAGCCCTGGCCAAGGCCCTGAGCGCGGACGGGTACGCTGCTACGGCGCGCAGCGCACCGGTCGGAGAGCAGCTCTGCCAGCACCACTGCCCGGTGGTCCACGTCGCGGAAAAGTTCCCGCAGCTCTGTGAGGCGGAGACCGAGATCTTCTCCCAGCTGCTCGGCACGCATGTCCAGCGGCTCGCGACCATCGCCCACGGCGACGGTGTGTGCACGACATTCATCCCCAAGGCCTCGCAGGCCTCGGCCCCACCTGTTCCACCTGCTCCACAGTTGTCCACCACCACCCATAAAGCATCTGCACGTACCGCCGGGAGGAACCCAGCATGA
- a CDS encoding heme o synthase, translating into MCVTAVESRPAGMTGTSQNPSRRPFGARVMAFVALTKPRIIELLLITTVPVMFLAEQGVPDLGLVLLTCLGGYLSAGGANALNMYIDRDIDALMDRTSQRPLVTGMVSPRECLVFGVTLAVVSTLLFGLTVNWLSAWLSLGALLFYVVVYTMILKRRTSQNIVWGGIAGCMPVLIGWSAVTDSLSWAPVILFLVIFFWTPPHYWPLSMKVKDDYARVGVPMLPVIASNKTVARQIVAYSWAMVFVSLLLTPLGYTGWFYTVVALAAGGWWLWEAHALQGRARTEATGGKLKEMRLFHWSITYVSLLFVAVAVDPFLR; encoded by the coding sequence GTGTGCGTGACGGCCGTTGAATCCCGTCCAGCGGGGATGACCGGGACGAGCCAGAACCCGAGCCGCCGGCCGTTCGGGGCCCGGGTCATGGCGTTCGTGGCTCTCACGAAGCCGCGGATCATCGAACTGCTACTCATCACCACGGTTCCGGTGATGTTCCTGGCGGAGCAGGGTGTACCGGACCTGGGACTGGTCCTCCTCACCTGCCTCGGCGGCTATCTCTCCGCCGGTGGCGCGAACGCGCTCAACATGTACATCGACCGTGACATCGACGCGCTCATGGACCGCACCTCGCAGCGCCCGCTGGTCACCGGGATGGTCAGCCCGCGCGAGTGCCTGGTCTTCGGCGTCACCCTCGCGGTCGTCTCGACGCTTCTCTTCGGTCTCACGGTCAACTGGCTGTCGGCCTGGCTGTCGCTGGGCGCGCTCCTCTTCTACGTGGTCGTCTACACGATGATCCTCAAGCGGCGTACGTCGCAGAACATCGTGTGGGGCGGCATCGCGGGCTGCATGCCGGTCCTCATCGGCTGGTCGGCCGTCACGGACTCGCTCTCCTGGGCGCCGGTCATCCTCTTCCTGGTCATCTTCTTCTGGACCCCGCCGCACTACTGGCCGCTGTCCATGAAGGTGAAGGACGACTACGCGCGCGTGGGCGTGCCGATGCTCCCGGTCATCGCCTCCAACAAGACGGTCGCCCGGCAGATCGTGGCGTACAGCTGGGCGATGGTCTTCGTGTCCCTGCTGCTCACCCCGCTCGGCTACACCGGCTGGTTCTACACGGTGGTCGCGCTGGCGGCCGGTGGCTGGTGGCTGTGGGAGGCGCATGCCTTGCAGGGGCGTGCGCGGACCGAGGCGACGGGCGGCAAGCTCAAGGAGATGCGGCTGTTCCACTGGTCGATCACCTATGTGTCGCTGCTGTTCGTGGCTGTCGCGGTGGATCCCTTCCTCCGGTGA
- a CDS encoding COX15/CtaA family protein, with translation MGRVPKMTPAEALSALRNPLAFIAARWTPTPRTVRRAALAALVMSVVIVVTGGAVRLTGSGLGCPTWPKCTDDSLTTTSAMGVHGVIEFTNRMLTYVLCAAVGWAIIAARSEKPYRRSLTRLGWAQFWVVMSNAVLGGIVVLVGLNPYTVAAHFLLSSALIAVAAVMWQRTQEGDGTPQPLVGRAVQQLVWFLVAATVLLIAVGTVVTGSGPHAGDSSEIERMPLDWENVSKLHAVLAWIVVTLTFALWFVLKAVDAPKGPLDRTRDLFLVLLAQGVIGYVQYFTNLPEVLVGLHMLGSALVWIAVLRVLFALRERPGTASLADVPGPATEATAGTRA, from the coding sequence ATGGGACGCGTGCCAAAGATGACCCCCGCCGAGGCCCTGTCCGCCCTGCGGAACCCGCTCGCCTTCATCGCCGCCCGCTGGACGCCGACCCCCCGTACCGTGCGGCGTGCGGCGCTCGCCGCGCTCGTCATGTCGGTGGTCATCGTGGTCACCGGGGGTGCTGTACGGCTCACCGGGTCGGGCCTCGGCTGCCCGACCTGGCCCAAGTGCACCGACGACTCGCTGACGACGACCAGCGCGATGGGCGTGCACGGCGTCATCGAGTTCACCAACCGCATGCTGACGTACGTGCTGTGCGCGGCGGTCGGCTGGGCGATCATCGCCGCCCGTTCGGAGAAGCCGTACCGCCGCAGCCTGACCCGGCTGGGCTGGGCGCAGTTCTGGGTCGTCATGAGCAACGCGGTGCTCGGCGGCATCGTCGTGCTGGTCGGCCTCAACCCGTACACGGTCGCGGCCCACTTCCTGCTGTCCTCCGCCCTGATCGCGGTCGCCGCGGTGATGTGGCAGCGCACGCAGGAGGGCGACGGGACGCCTCAGCCGCTGGTCGGCAGGGCCGTACAGCAGCTGGTGTGGTTCCTGGTGGCCGCCACGGTCCTGCTGATCGCCGTCGGCACGGTGGTGACCGGGTCGGGCCCGCACGCGGGCGACTCCAGCGAGATCGAGCGCATGCCGCTCGACTGGGAGAACGTCAGCAAGCTGCACGCGGTGCTCGCCTGGATCGTGGTGACCCTGACGTTCGCCCTGTGGTTCGTCCTGAAGGCCGTCGACGCCCCCAAGGGCCCGCTGGACCGCACCCGGGACCTGTTCCTGGTCCTGCTCGCCCAGGGCGTCATCGGGTACGTCCAGTACTTCACCAACCTCCCCGAGGTCCTGGTCGGCCTGCACATGCTCGGCTCCGCGCTGGTGTGGATCGCGGTCCTGCGCGTCCTGTTCGCCCTGCGCGAGCGCCCCGGGACGGCCTCCCTGGCCGACGTGCCCGGCCCCGCGACCGAGGCGACGGCCGGCACGCGCGCGTAA
- the tkt gene encoding transketolase produces MSTKPTTTDLEWTELDQRAVDTARVLAADAVQKVGNGHPGTAMSLAPAAYTLFQKVMRHDPADADWVGRDRFVLSAGHSSLTLYTQLYLAGFGLELDDLKAFRTWGSKTPGHPEYGHTTGVETTTGPLGQGVANAVGMAMAARYERGLFDPEAPEGESPFDHFIFAIAGDGCLQEGISAEASSLAGHQKLGNLVLLWDDNHISIEGDTETAVSEDVAKRYEAYGWHVQRIAPKPDGDLDPHAIYNAVQAAKKVTDKPSFIAMRSIIAWPAPNAQNTEAAHGSALGDDEVAATKRVLGFDPEQSFEVSDAVLNHTREALERGRQAKAEWEKSFQEWRNNNAERAAEFDRIAAGELPKGWEEKLPVFEAGKGVATRAASGKVLQALGAVIPELWGGSADLAGSNNTTIDKTSSFLPADNPLPEADPYGRTIHFGIREHSMAAEMNGIALHGNTRIYGGTFLVFSDYMRNAVRLSALMHVPVTYVWTHDSIGLGEDGPTHQPVEHLATLRAIPGLNVVRPADANETAIAWREILKRWTKVFGKGAPHGLALTRQGVPTYEANEDAAKGGYVLFEAEGGTPEVILIATGSEVHVAVGARERLQAEGVPTRVVSMPSVEWFEEQDQGYRESVLPPSVKARVAVEAGIGLTWHKYVGDAGRIVSLEHFGASADGKVLFEEFGFTAENVAAVAKESIAAAQR; encoded by the coding sequence GTGAGCACCAAGCCGACCACCACAGACCTCGAGTGGACCGAGTTGGACCAGCGGGCCGTCGACACCGCCCGCGTCCTGGCCGCCGATGCCGTACAGAAGGTCGGCAACGGCCATCCCGGTACGGCGATGAGCCTGGCCCCCGCCGCGTACACCCTCTTCCAGAAGGTGATGCGGCACGACCCGGCGGACGCCGACTGGGTCGGGCGCGACCGTTTCGTACTGTCCGCCGGTCACTCGTCCCTGACCCTCTACACCCAGCTGTACCTGGCCGGTTTCGGCCTGGAGCTGGACGACCTGAAGGCGTTCCGGACGTGGGGTTCCAAGACCCCCGGTCACCCCGAGTACGGGCACACGACGGGCGTCGAGACGACGACCGGTCCGCTCGGCCAGGGTGTCGCCAACGCCGTGGGCATGGCCATGGCCGCCCGCTACGAGCGTGGTCTGTTCGACCCGGAGGCACCCGAAGGGGAGTCCCCGTTCGACCACTTCATCTTCGCGATCGCCGGTGACGGCTGCCTCCAGGAGGGCATCTCCGCGGAGGCGTCCTCGCTGGCCGGCCACCAGAAGCTCGGCAACCTGGTCCTGCTGTGGGACGACAACCACATCTCGATCGAGGGTGACACCGAGACGGCCGTCTCCGAGGACGTCGCCAAGCGCTACGAGGCGTACGGCTGGCATGTGCAGCGGATCGCCCCGAAGCCGGACGGCGACCTCGACCCGCACGCCATCTACAACGCCGTGCAGGCCGCGAAGAAGGTGACGGACAAGCCGTCGTTCATCGCGATGCGCTCGATCATCGCCTGGCCCGCCCCGAACGCCCAGAACACCGAGGCCGCGCACGGCTCGGCGCTCGGCGACGACGAGGTGGCGGCCACCAAGCGCGTCCTCGGCTTCGACCCCGAGCAGTCGTTCGAGGTCTCCGACGCGGTTCTCAACCACACCCGCGAGGCGCTGGAGCGCGGCCGTCAGGCCAAGGCGGAGTGGGAGAAGTCGTTCCAGGAGTGGCGCAACAACAACGCCGAGCGCGCCGCCGAGTTCGACCGTATCGCCGCTGGTGAACTGCCCAAGGGCTGGGAGGAGAAGCTCCCGGTCTTCGAGGCGGGCAAGGGTGTCGCCACGCGTGCCGCGTCCGGCAAGGTCCTCCAGGCGCTGGGTGCGGTCATCCCGGAGCTGTGGGGCGGCTCGGCGGACCTGGCCGGCTCGAACAACACGACGATCGACAAGACGTCCTCCTTCCTCCCGGCGGACAACCCGCTGCCGGAGGCGGACCCGTACGGCCGCACGATCCACTTCGGCATCCGCGAGCACTCGATGGCCGCCGAGATGAACGGCATCGCGCTGCACGGCAACACCCGTATCTACGGCGGTACCTTCCTCGTCTTCTCCGACTACATGCGCAACGCGGTACGGCTGTCCGCGCTGATGCACGTGCCGGTGACGTACGTCTGGACGCACGACTCCATCGGCCTCGGCGAGGACGGCCCGACGCACCAGCCGGTCGAACACCTGGCCACGCTGCGCGCGATCCCGGGCCTGAACGTCGTCCGCCCGGCCGACGCCAACGAGACCGCCATCGCCTGGCGCGAGATCCTCAAGCGCTGGACGAAGGTCTTCGGCAAGGGCGCCCCGCACGGGCTGGCACTCACCCGCCAGGGTGTGCCGACGTACGAGGCCAACGAGGACGCGGCCAAGGGCGGCTACGTGCTCTTCGAGGCCGAGGGCGGCACACCCGAGGTCATCCTCATCGCGACCGGTTCCGAGGTCCACGTGGCCGTCGGCGCGCGCGAGCGGCTCCAGGCGGAGGGTGTGCCGACGCGGGTCGTGTCGATGCCGTCCGTGGAGTGGTTCGAGGAGCAGGACCAGGGGTACCGGGAGAGCGTTCTGCCCCCGTCCGTCAAGGCGCGCGTCGCGGTCGAGGCCGGTATCGGTCTCACCTGGCACAAGTACGTCGGGGATGCCGGTCGCATCGTTTCCCTGGAGCACTTCGGCGCGTCGGCCGACGGCAAGGTCCTCTTCGAGGAGTTCGGCTTCACTGCCGAGAACGTCGCCGCCGTAGCCAAGGAATCGATCGCCGCAGCCCAGCGCTGA
- a CDS encoding ABC transporter ATP-binding protein: MRSEPVVQVQALVKRYGTKTAVDGLDLVALAGITAVLGPNGAGKTTTVETCEGYRRPDSGTVRVLGLDPVREAAALRPRVGVMLQSGGVYPSARSDEMLRHMAKLHAHPLDVDTLIERLGLGSCGRTAYRRLSGGQQQRLALAMAVVGRPELVFLDEPTAGLDPQARRATWELVRDLRADGVSVILTTHHMDEAEQLADDVAIIDAGKVIAQGSPEQLCRGGAENTLRFMGRPGLDVHSLLKALPADCTAAELTPGAYRVGGKVNPQLLATVTSWCAQHGVMPDRISVERHTLEDVFLELTGKELRS; this comes from the coding sequence ATGCGAAGCGAGCCCGTGGTCCAGGTCCAGGCCCTGGTGAAGCGGTACGGCACGAAGACCGCGGTGGACGGCCTCGACCTGGTGGCCCTGGCGGGCATCACCGCCGTACTCGGCCCGAACGGCGCGGGCAAGACGACCACCGTCGAGACCTGCGAGGGATACCGCAGACCGGACTCCGGGACGGTGCGTGTCCTGGGCCTCGACCCCGTACGGGAAGCCGCCGCCCTGCGTCCCCGGGTCGGCGTGATGCTCCAGTCCGGGGGCGTCTACCCGAGTGCCCGCTCCGACGAGATGCTCCGCCACATGGCCAAGCTGCACGCGCACCCGCTCGACGTGGACACGCTCATCGAACGCCTCGGCCTCGGCAGCTGCGGCCGGACGGCCTACCGGCGCCTCTCCGGGGGCCAGCAGCAGCGCCTGGCGCTCGCGATGGCCGTCGTCGGCCGCCCGGAGCTGGTCTTCCTCGACGAACCGACCGCCGGCCTCGATCCCCAGGCGCGCCGCGCCACCTGGGAGCTGGTCCGCGACCTGCGCGCCGACGGCGTCTCCGTCATCCTCACCACCCATCACATGGACGAGGCCGAGCAGCTCGCCGACGACGTCGCGATCATCGACGCCGGCAAGGTCATCGCCCAGGGCAGCCCGGAACAGCTGTGCCGCGGCGGCGCCGAGAACACGCTGCGCTTCATGGGCCGGCCGGGTCTGGACGTGCACTCCCTGCTGAAGGCCCTCCCGGCGGACTGCACGGCCGCCGAGCTGACCCCGGGCGCCTACCGCGTCGGCGGCAAGGTCAACCCGCAGCTCCTCGCGACGGTGACGTCCTGGTGCGCCCAGCACGGGGTGATGCCGGACCGGATCTCGGTGGAACGGCACACCCTGGAAGACGTTTTTCTCGAGCTGACCGGCAAGGAGCTGCGTTCATGA
- a CDS encoding nucleotidyltransferase domain-containing protein — protein sequence MTTHGTRTDALTDALLDRFLGELRALSPVAVWAHGSLAGGDYQEGRSDLDLIAVLEGPIGPGTAWKVAELHARLRTHPLAPLLHCTYLTGMTTGNPERRHLTWAHSQLFRRTVSPVTRRELHAFGRVLYGKAPGELLPVVPDRQLTDYVVRDLRDNYRPAVDKARLWTRDVWVDLGLVTFARATMTLREGTLISKREALDLLPGLGAPVEVVEDIARRRYGQEARPVEEGWRERRAELTRGYLGAAIDRLVTSYT from the coding sequence ATGACCACACACGGGACTCGGACGGATGCCCTGACCGACGCCTTGCTGGACCGCTTCCTGGGGGAGCTGCGAGCGCTCTCCCCGGTCGCCGTCTGGGCACACGGATCGCTTGCCGGCGGCGACTACCAGGAGGGCCGCAGCGACCTCGACCTGATCGCCGTCCTGGAGGGGCCGATCGGGCCGGGCACCGCCTGGAAGGTGGCCGAACTGCACGCCCGGCTGCGCACCCACCCGCTCGCCCCGCTGCTGCACTGCACCTACCTGACCGGCATGACGACGGGCAATCCCGAGCGGCGACACCTCACCTGGGCGCACAGCCAGCTGTTCCGGCGGACCGTGTCCCCGGTGACCCGGCGCGAGCTGCACGCCTTCGGACGGGTGCTGTACGGGAAGGCTCCCGGGGAGCTGCTTCCGGTGGTGCCGGACCGGCAGTTGACCGACTACGTCGTGCGCGACCTGCGCGACAACTACCGACCGGCCGTGGACAAGGCCCGGCTCTGGACGCGGGACGTCTGGGTCGACCTGGGGCTGGTCACCTTCGCCCGGGCGACCATGACCCTGAGGGAGGGCACCCTGATCTCGAAGCGGGAGGCGCTGGACCTGCTGCCGGGGCTTGGGGCGCCCGTGGAGGTCGTCGAGGACATCGCGCGGCGGCGGTACGGGCAGGAGGCCCGGCCGGTCGAGGAGGGGTGGCGTGAGCGGCGTGCGGAGCTGACGCGGGGCTACCTGGGCGCCGCGATCGACCGCCTGGTGACCTCGTACACGTGA
- the tal gene encoding transaldolase has translation MTDALKRLSEEGVAIWLDDLSRQRITSGNLAELIDQQHVVGVTTNPSIFQKAISGGEGYDQQLTELAARKVTVEEAIRMITTADVRDAADILRPVFDSTQGQDGRVSIEVDPRLAHNTLATVAEAKQLAWLVDRPNTLIKIPATRAGLPAITEVIGLGISVNVTLIFSLARYREVMDAYLAGLEKAKDRGLDLSKIHSVASFFVSRVDTEIDKRIDALGTDEAKAARGKAGLANARLAYQAYEEVFGSERWVALDKAQANKQRPLWASTGVKDPAYKDTLYVDELAAPNTVNTMPEATLFATEDHGQITGNTIAGTYEQSRAELDAVEKLGISYDEVVQLLEDEGVEKFEASWTDLLKSTEAELTRLAPSEG, from the coding sequence ATGACAGACGCACTCAAGCGCCTCTCCGAGGAAGGCGTCGCGATCTGGCTGGACGACCTGTCGCGCCAGCGGATCACGTCCGGCAACCTCGCCGAACTGATCGACCAGCAGCACGTCGTGGGCGTCACGACCAACCCGTCGATCTTCCAGAAGGCGATCAGCGGAGGTGAGGGCTACGACCAGCAGCTCACCGAGCTCGCCGCCCGCAAGGTCACCGTCGAAGAGGCCATCCGCATGATCACGACGGCGGACGTCCGTGACGCCGCCGACATCCTGCGTCCGGTCTTCGACTCGACGCAGGGCCAGGACGGCCGGGTGTCGATCGAGGTCGACCCCCGTCTCGCCCACAACACCCTCGCGACCGTCGCCGAGGCCAAGCAGCTGGCCTGGCTGGTGGACCGGCCGAACACCCTGATCAAGATCCCGGCCACCAGGGCGGGTCTCCCGGCGATCACCGAGGTCATCGGCCTCGGGATCAGCGTCAACGTCACGCTGATCTTCTCGCTGGCGCGCTACCGCGAGGTCATGGACGCCTACCTGGCGGGCCTGGAGAAGGCCAAGGACCGCGGCCTGGACCTGTCGAAGATCCACTCCGTGGCGTCCTTCTTCGTGTCCCGCGTGGACACCGAGATCGACAAGCGGATCGACGCGCTGGGCACCGACGAGGCCAAGGCCGCCCGCGGCAAGGCCGGTCTGGCCAACGCGCGGCTCGCCTACCAGGCGTACGAGGAGGTCTTCGGCTCGGAGCGCTGGGTGGCCCTCGACAAGGCGCAGGCCAACAAGCAGCGTCCGCTGTGGGCCTCGACCGGCGTCAAGGACCCGGCGTACAAGGACACCCTGTACGTCGACGAACTGGCCGCGCCGAACACGGTGAACACCATGCCGGAGGCGACCCTGTTCGCCACCGAGGACCACGGGCAGATCACCGGCAACACGATCGCCGGCACGTACGAGCAGTCCCGCGCCGAGCTCGACGCGGTCGAGAAGCTCGGCATCTCGTACGACGAAGTGGTCCAGCTCCTGGAGGACGAGGGCGTCGAGAAGTTCGAGGCGTCCTGGACCGACCTGCTCAAGTCGACCGAGGCGGAACTGACGCGCCTCGCCCCCTCGGAGGGCTGA